AATctctgaattttgaattttcaaatgatAAGAAATTCATGATTTTATTATACACGAAATTGTGTCAacttcaaatttatatataacaaaTCACTTCGTTCAGAATctcaaacaaaattaaaaatttagatattaaatgtaacattttttttaaaaaaataccaaaatatttaaatattataatcatttaaaaatatagaagaAAGAGTCAAAATGATGCAGAGATATATATAGTGATGATGTGGGAATGAAAACGAATCAAAATCCAATCGTATATTCAGAGTCTGCAAAACAATTCTGAAATTTTGCTCCGATCATGTACAGAGTAGCAAGCGCATCGGAATACCTTGCCATTACCGGCGTCGGAATCGACGACATTAAACTTGCCAAGAAGGCATGGGTTCTCCCCGGCCAATCCTGCACCATCTTCGACATCTCTCCCGTCAACTACACCTTCGAAGTCCAAGCCATGAGCGCCGAGAAGCTCCCTTTCATTCTCCCCGCCGTCTTCACCATCGGCCCTCGCTCCGACGACATCGAGTCACTCCTCAAGTACGCGAAACTCATCTCCCCTCACGACAAGCTCTCCAACCATGTCAAGGAGCTTGTCCAGGGCGTCATCGAAGGCGAGACTCGTGTTCTTGCCGCCTCCATGACCATGGAGGAGATTTTCAGAGGCACCAAAGAGTTTAAACAGGAAGTTTTTGGGAAGGTCCAGTTGGAGCTCGATCAATTCGGGCTTCTGATTTACAATGCTAATGTTAAACAGTTGGTGGACGTTCGTGGACACGAGTATTTTTCGTATTTAGGGCAGAAGACGCAGCAGGAGGCTGCGAATCAGGCGAAGGTGGATGTGGCGGAGGCCAGGATGAAGGGGGAAATTGGGGCTAAATCTAGGGAGGGACAAACCCTTCAGAATGCTGCTAAGATCGACGCGGAGACTAAGATTATTTCGACTCAGAGGCAAGGGCAGGGGAAGAAGGAGGAGATTAAAGTCAGGGCGGAGGTTAAGGTGTTCGAGAATGAAAGGGAGGCGGAAGTGGCGGAAGCCAACGCCGAACTTACTAAGAAGAAGGCTGCCTGGACTAGAGCTGCCCAAGTGGCGGAAGTGGAAGCCACGAAAGCCGTCGCACTCAGAGAGGCGCAGTTACAGAAGGAGGTGGAGATGATGAATGCAATGACTATGACGGAGAAATTGAGGGCTGAATTTCTTAGCAAAGCCAGCGTTGAGTATGAAACTAAGGTCAATTTCCCTTTACACACTCTGTTCTAAATTCCCTTTACACACTCTGTTCTAAATTCCTTTTACTCACTCTATTCTAAATTCCCTTTACATACTCTGTTCTAAGGTACAAGAGGCAAATTGGGAGTTGTACAACAAGCAAAAGAAAGCGGAAGCGGTTCTGTTCgaaaaggagagagaagccgaAGCACAGAAGGCATTAGCCAACGCCGCGTTTTACGCTCGTCAACAAACCGCCGACGGAGAGCTCTACGCCAAAAAGAAAGAGGCGGAGGGATTGGTAGCGCTGGCGGAGGCTCAAGCTCATTACCTCCGTTCACTTCTCGACGCATTGGGCGGTAATTACGCCGCTCTCAGAGATTACCTAATGATCAACGGAGGCCTCTTCCAAGAAGTTGCTAAAATCAATGCCGACGCCATTAAAGGCCTTCAGCCTAAAATTAGTGTCTGGACTAATGGGAGCGGCGGACAAGGCCTGGAAGGCGGCGGCGGAGCTGGGACTATGGCGTTGAAAGAGGTGGCCGGAGTTTACAAAATGCTGCCACCGCTGTTTCAGACGGTTCATGAGCAGACTGGAATGCTTCCTCCGCCGTGGATGGGAAGTTTGGGTGATTCTTCTCAGAATTGAAGGAGGGTTTGATTTGGTTTAATGTTTACTTGTGTTTGTATATCAAATCAATTGAAATATCTCTGAAttccccttttttctttttttgctatTAATCAAAGACCAAATAAATTGGTGTAGCAATTCATAATCTTCTAATTTGGGTGCTTTTATTTTTGTGTTGACAATGTATTAATGTAATGTGGAATTGCATTTTCAATTCGGTTTTTCGTTTTATTAgttgttttaattttctttattaggTTAACTTTCAATTCTGTTTTTTCTTGATTATGTCCTTGGTTCTTGTTAAAGTTTGTGTAGTGTAGGTATTCATTAGTTGAGTTAATATTGGATTAAGGAAcgccaccaaaaaaaaaaaaaaaaagaaaaagaaaaaaaaaaggaagaagaagaagaaaaaaacgtTGTGCAGTTTTCCTATATTGTTTGGTAATATAAGCTAAAATAAAGTATATTAGTCATATAACGCACTTTGTCATTTAAGTTGTATTCATTTTCGTTgaattaatttgacccaatttgatattattatttggatcAATGTCCAACTAAGTCCaaaaatagattaaatttgacccaaatgtcaaatcagacTCAAGGTCAGACCCATAGATCAACTAAGCCTAAGCccacctgtgaactctataaataaatagagaagcaCTCCTCATTTGGAGAGGTCAACATTCCAGAGAGCTTAGAGGGAATTCTCTGCAATCAGAAGATTCTTTGACTTCTAAAGCTGACCAcgtttgaagactgaagtcttttgaagatacaagctgAAGCTGACcatgcttgaagactgaagtcttttgaagatacaagcattttgaagactgaagtcctttgtaTCTTCAAGCATTCTAATcacacttgaagactgaagtcctttgaagatacgaGCATTTGTATCTTCAAGCATTCTAatcacgcttgaagactgaagtcctttgaagatacaaacattttgAAGGCTaaagttctttgaagatataAGCATTCTAAAcatgcttgaagactgaagtcctttgaagatacaaacattcttctAAGACTCGAAGCTCAAGAATATCCACACGCTTTGCTTTTATACATCAAGCGTATgcattcaaccgagagagaatcagagaatcaagcactagagatcgaaccacatcgcatcaaatcaacatcaacgccaactcaagttcaactccacaaaacaagtttctccggaagcctcgtgcgaacactaatcctccaagaagatcaacaagcccgaaggtcgatcatccaagaagatcaacaagcccaaaggtcgatcgtccaagaaaatcaacaagcctaaGGGCCAATCGTCCTAGAAGttcatcaagcccaaaagttgattatccaagaagatcaacaagcccagaggccgatcataaaaaaaatcaacaagcccaaaggccgatcatccaagaagatcaacaaacccaaggacgatcatccaagaagatcatcaagcccaaaggccgttcatccaagaagatcaacaagtccaatgGCCGATCACCCAAGAGGATCAATAggtccaaaggtcgatcattcaagaagatcaatcaacttaaagattatagtttattttgaaagcatcaaaatactatgtatcagagattgtactcactttccacaaaaataatacaaatacaaagttcaagttccacgaaataaatttctcttgaaatctcgtgcgaacaaattggcacgctcAGTGGACATCTTTACCTCTATCTCTCTCATCATCTAAGTCAATAAAtctacaaatggcaccaaagaaagttgctTCCAAAGCTACCATCGCAAGTAACACTTACATAAGCTCTGTCATCACGGAGGAAATCTGGGACCAACTGATGGAATCTCCTAAAGGCGGGATCGTCATaagagaaaatcccttgttcgaCAACTATGCTTCTGCTACTGATCTATCAGAGAAAGAATTACATtttgatgtagtgtctgtcatgGTGACTGATGTCACAACTGAGTCGAACATGGTAGAGATGGAGATAAAGATAAATCTCCTAATGAATGCTGTAGAAGAtcgagatcatgaaatcgttGCTTTAAGAGATGAAATACAGGCTCGAGAAATTACTAAGTCGAGTCAATCTCCagctacaaaagccaatgacaaaggaaagactgtctTACAGGAAGACCAGCCGCAACATTCTACCTCTGTCGCCGCCTTATCAATTCAACAGCTGTaggatatgattacaaactccataaggGCTCAGTACGGAGGACCATCACAGTcttcctttatgtactccaagctATACATCAAGAGAATTgacaacctgagaatgccaGTTGCGTATCAACTTTCcagcagttcgatggaaaggacaatccaaaacaacatgttgcacacTTGATTGAAACCTGCGAAAATGCAAGAACCAGAGGAGACCAGTTAGTCAAGCAGTTCGtccgtaccttgaaaggaaatagATTCGATTGGTATACTGGTTTAGAGCCaaaagtgattgacagttgggaacaaCTAGAAATGGAGTTTCTGATCCGCTTCTACAGTACAAGGCACATTGTTAGCATGATGAAACTGACGAATACCAAACAGTGGAAGGGAGAGACagtcatcgattacatcaaccAATGGAGAACATTGGGTATgtattgcaaagatagactcactaAATTATCTGCAGTGGAGATGTACACTCAAGGCATGTACTGAGAGCTTCTCTACATCCTACAAGTGATAAAACCTCGTACGTTTGAGAAGTTGGCAACATgcgctcatgatatggagctgagCATCGCCAACAGggaaactaaagatttcctagtccctgaagggaaaaaaaataaaaaaaatacaagaatgaagtCAAGGGCATTAAAAAGATCGTGgatagtgccacaaaagaatctatggttgTTCATGTGACCCTACTGAAATTTTCCTCTAGAgggaaacaaacaaaatttgaaagaaggcacaatgagggcgagaagtgtcatccaactcttaaagaaagataggagaaggtttatccatttcTGACTCTGATGTGGTAGATATATTGGAGAAACTgctagagaagcaacttattcagtTGCCAGAATGCAAGCGGCCGGAACAAATAGAaaaagtagatgatcctaactactgcaagtatcatcgggtcgttagtcacccagttgaaaggtgcttcgTAGTCACCTAGTTGAAAGGTGCTTCGTGCTGAAGGAACGAATTCTaaagttggctcgtgaaaagaagattgagctagatttggatgaagtagcttAGACAAATCACGCTATAGTAGCAACGACTTCAAGTGTTTTAACACTATATGTGTCCCACGCTCAAAGACAAAGCCTGATCCAGTTCGAAGCCTTCGAGCCAATAGTTGTTTGGTTCTagcaagagattcaaacaacaaattcaaaaaaaaaaaagatgagcTCATTGAAGATGACAACAAATGGTGGATAGTTGTGGCTCGTCGAAAAAGAAGATAGccaaactccacccaaaaagaaCTGTGTTCCTATCGAAActatagaagaaggaacaagactcataaaaagaaaggcaaaaagatgatatggaagcctaagcctgctaagaaagaagacaaggaTTTCCCTCAATTCCGACGGCCGACAACATTGgtagaatttctcccaagaagctttctcaataattatcaaaagaaaGTATCaaaagttattgcatgtcacactgtcGGCATAATGGAAGttgacaacaatcatataactgcTGAAGAAGTCAATGactcagaagaaatgaagcaaagaacttctgtcTTTGATCGTATTAAgcctgttggattttatgtcctaaaactaatagtttgtaaattaataaacacattctgtttttttttttttgataaagttgttattgaaattttaatcttgaattcaataaactaaggtcctgaggttatttaatatagtttgaactttatgtagtgacataaatgtggatcaagttcaaatatatagccaaaatggtctatagtatatgaataagattgagcgtcttattctggagacactatggatgtagcccactttgtagttagtacaaacgatgtgatcctgaaagatatgtgagtgagggcatcttatgcaatgagtttgcataagactaaaccatTAAATAGccactttttacattctaaatgtcgttttatgtataaaactgactatttcattaattgatgacctaggtaacttaatcttaatcttgagttaattataaactcctgttcactcggaattatccttagatctgcataggtaagagcagctcatcatcgctggcccaataagcttcccatttcaggagtaagatcgggtggatagctgggaacataggatgcaagacaaaattcactcctacccattatagggatagtagataggttgttccctttagtactgaatccaggtcttgaataaggggccccaccctctccttggcccgagaggggttcggtttataggttggaccttaaaccaattgttcattagatgatcaatggaacttaaggaacaagatgtagtcttgggggtaaaacggtttttatgacccagccgagattacgaacaacctgtgaaggattaacttactaatcatggttatatcaaatggacacaaatatatctatagtgaggggagtgcaactacgggactatagtagAATGACTCGTTAATTAACGAATGTTAATTAGctctgtctaaagagtttagctagctaatctcggatcgttggagctcatgatctataggtccattaggttcccctactagctcatatggaataaacttagaataatatgatagaatgattcgaattgttcaaattaggtgaagagagagaaaccgacaagtatatatgATTATATGGTCGAGTTTTTcatttagagatacaactttaataatgtaatgtattaaatatcaagaatagaATACGTCATAtttggaagctcgaaaataatggaaatggtcaaagatgtaaaaagtcaaagagttgactttttgactttgaaaagtcaaacttgaccgaccttatattcaaatgtgatttgaatttcgagaaaatgaatgcgaaTTCATACTCGGAGGTCAAATTAAGTCAACAacgaaaaatcataaaaagtcaaatgttgactttttggtcaaagtcaaactttgaccaaatgactattttgccctttgactaaagttagtgtgaaaatcaaacttttgttggataattccactaacaaataGTGggttaggtgttggcttatagtggagacattaagccactaagatagtggattatggtgttggatttttatggatttggttcatgcaattgttgcatgactttttttttttttttttttttatttttatttataaatttggcttttcaatttagttaaaagacTTTTTCCCATTTTGCAAAAATGGTTTTTAAATTTGGGTctgaaaaaaaactattttctttgagaaaaattcataacccaacccaaagatccatcttattttccatctcttttctctctctcgttttcttcatccactgggtcccacaatccggttctgagtccagaggatagtagatcaactctagtggtggtcccgaagagttcgggtcgagattcagcgaggagaAGCGGTTTTTGGGAGCTTCAAATGTAAGTTAATCATTGTTTTTTCCCCccttcaaattgcatgtttTTCCTATAagttaaaagcaattagagtgtaattaggtcctaattctgctgcgtatgtctcgtgttccatcatgtggtatcagagcatgctagaATTACGCTCAATTACTTTCgtgggtgtttttttcctttctatttaagtgttgaatgaaatgtgaactaaagtggatttattataattttggcattgtttatctttaaatttcttgtgaaaatttgtaattgccgcatgtttatgagcattaatgtgtgaaaagggtctgtaaatttgatggagtcaatagagttgaaattaggttgtaatttcttgatttCGGGAGAGAGGACATCATAAAAGGTTGAAGAATTCTACTCACAGACCCGGCCGCAACCCGGATCCGACCCGGTTCAGAGTAGCCCGCACGCGCCAGTTATCGATGAAGCGTCCGACTCGTTTTCGCGACCTGACCTGGTTCTGTCGCCCATTCCGTCCGACCCGGTTCGTAGCTGGCTCGCGACCCACGCTTTTCGTTCAATCAAATCCCCCCGCGTTTCGTTGACTACGCCAGCAAGCGTTGACCAGTCGGTCCAGATGGTCTAGACCGGTCtgtttgacctggttgagccggtttgaccggttcaacttggtttttggagtttttgagCCGGTTCGAGAGTTTTTTGGTTGATCAAGATGGTTCAAAATGTTTGAAGCCGATTTCTGGAAGCTGGTTcctgaattttgtaataaattagttatttgtttgtttttaatgtcaaaatcgatccactttagtgttgtttacctattatgcatgtgatgtataatgttgtttgattatgtgtgcatatagtatgctatatagttttaaaaccccatcATAGGAAAaacatgtgacatgcatttgttatatcttataagtgttatacaatatatactatgcatgcttagttttaatataagtgttatattaaagcatgtttgattgaaggaagcatgttgTAGATGAATGCTccagggttataattgttataatttattttataattgttataaaataacctagacttctaaaatccataacaaagataagatgcatgctcatttagggttaaccatcgagcaatcccaattttcatagaaaataggtcgatatctgtaaaaccgaagttacaagaaaactcatccggcaagatcttggcaaaaagtcagataagatgactaaggttgaaggtttttaagttgttGATTCACAGAACACCTATTACCTGGAGATCGAGCCagcgtctgagttaggttaaaacGGTTTTATGAGTATgcgtgagtggtgtgaggtaataaaatttgtttatcacctagacatcgtaggctaaaaatccaatataaaagttatacttggatgaatcacctagacttaggatatgtttagttagtcGAAATGTATCggtaagtattttataccctaaccgtctagaacacttcagctggagagaagtaatgtacttttagctctagcgtccctaagagttcacaccgtgagattcatgcttggctttgggccgcTCTGTGAGCGGACTCCATTcagagagtgtttgcatgagtcaataccaaggtgaatagaggaagttgttcatagtaagtgggagaaggaagtgtgtcaacacatcctacggtctcttccattaggtcgcaccgtgagattcctataatgcgcctgcatgtctgccctggagcgaccttaccaatcggagggctgtattataggattcggaactccgcgaactctagaaattgatagggtctctcagaTCCGTTTTCATTCCTGTCTTTCCAACTTTGGGAGCATAATGATTTCGATCTTTGAggtttgaaaatggagggtcatacttacgagaattactaagtgttagtaaattcttgaccaaagtagcgataactgagttattataggaataagagttattctggtgatagtatctagtcaagatagtcttagttcaacggaggaatagtatcacccctcggtgaaggttattctaaatcgttgaaatatcgttgcaaaatataataatgaagggtacattattagtttttttgctaaacttgattggatttacaagattaatgtttttttactaaaaaggatatgtttttcttttcagcatgactagctctttagatcaactcttagcttccgagaaactaaatggtgataattactcaacatggaaaacaaataTGAATTCAAAACTAATAATAGATGAcatgagatttgtcttaactgaggaatgtcctcaggcccctgcctcgaaagaagcacaaggtaaatatgatttactagttgctgagacatgtttagtggaggatgatatctcaacctggatattggattcggGAGCCACTAaacatatttgcttctcttttcaggaaactagttcctgaaaaaagcttgaagaaggcgagatcaccctcaaggttggaacaggagaggttgtctcggtcgaagcagtgggagacttgaagttgtttttcaacgatagatatatcatacttaaagatgttttatATGCatgtcttatgaagaggaatttaaataacgttccctctaaaagtgtttcagaaacaccttatgagccatggaaagggcgtaaaggcagtttacgttACTTTAAGATTTGGGGATGCctgacacacgtgttggtacaaaatcctaaaaaattggaacgtcgttcaaaactatgcttatttgtaggttatccaagagaaataaaaggtggtctattttatgttcctcaagagaataaggtatttgtatcgacaaatgccacattcttagagaaagaccacataagaagtcattaacctcgcagtagactagtattgaatgaaatttccaaaaacgctacagatagagctagttcatctactatagtagtagataaaactagtacatctggtcagtcacatccttctcaagagttgagaatgtctcgacgtattgggagggttgttcatcagcctgactgttacttgggtttaacagatacacaagttgtcatacctgatgatggcatagaggatccatcaacctataaacaggcgataaaagatgtggactgtgatcagtgggtcaaagctatggacctcgaaatagagtttatgtacttcaattctgtttggaaacttgtagatcaaccaaatgatgtaaaatcaatcagttgtaagtggatctacaagagacaATAAGACCAAGTCAGTAAAGTacaaacttttaaggctcgacttgtggtaaagagttatacccagagagagggagtggactatgaagaaactttctctcccgttgccatgcttaagtcgattagaacaCTCTTATCTATTTCCatcttttatgactatgaaatttggtagatggatgtcaagacagcctttctaaatggcgatCTTGAGAAGAGTATCTATATAGCTCAACTAGAgtggtttattgcacagggccAAGAACAAAAGAttttaagcttcaaaaatccatttatgggttgaaacaagcttttagatcttggaatataagatttgatactgcgatcaaaacTTATGGCTTtgtacagaatgttgacgagccttgtgtttacaagaagatcgtcaattctactatagcgttcttagttttatatgttgacgatattctactcattaggaatgaagtaggttacctaactgacgtcaagaaatggctagcaatgtagttccaaatgaaatatttgggaaatgcgcagtatgttctcaagattcagattattcggaaccgcaagaacagaacactagccatgtctcaagtaacctatatagacaaaatgttgtgtaggtataagatgcagaattccaaaagaggtttgttaccttacagatatggaatttatttgtcaaaggatcaatgtcctaagacacctcaagaggttgaggatatgagacgcattcccttTGCTTCtgcagtagggagcctgatgtatgcaatattatgtactagacctgacatatgctatgcggtagggatagtcagtaggtatcagtccaatcctggatatgatcattggactgtcgttaaaaatatcctcaagtatattaggagaacaaggaactacatgctcgtgtatggtactaaggatttgatccttaccggATACACTGaatctgattttcaaaccgataaagatgctagaaagtctacatctggatcaatgttcactcttaacggagtagtagtagtagtgtggactccataatggaagctgaatacgtagctgcttgtgaagcagcaaaggaagcagtatggttgagtaaattcttgacagattgggaagtcgttccaaatatgcatctgcctatcaccctatattgtgataatagtggtgtagttgcaaattcaagagaaccaagaagccacaagtgcgacaagcatattgagcgcaaataccatctgttccgggagattgtacatcgtggagacgttatagtaacccagatatcttctgagcaaaacattgccgatccttttacaaaggccctcacagctaaagtgtttaaaggtaacctacagagtctaggtctacgaagtttgtaaactaggacaagtgggagaacttttgggtatatgccctagtttattatattcatatgtttattgtactcatatgtttctcacttaaattcaacattgtgatactccactaggagttttagtccaagtgggagttttttggattttatgtcctaaaattcgtagtttgtaaattaataaacatattctattttgttgttcgataaagttgttattgaaattgtaatcttgaatccaataaactaaggtcctgaggctatttaatgtagtttgaactttatgtagtgacataaatgtgaatcaagttcaaatatataaccaaaattgtctatagtatatgaataaggttgggcgccttattttggggacactatggatgcgacccactttgtagttagtacaaacgatgtgatcctgaatcgttcatatagagatatgtgagtgggggcatcctatacaatgagtttgcataagactgaaccatgaaataatcactttttacgttctaaatgttgttttatgtataaaactgactatttcgttaattgatgacctaggtaacttaatcttaatcctgaactaattatgaactcctgttcactcggaattatccttaaatctgcataggtgagagcagctcatcatgctggctcaataagcctcccatttcaggggtaagatcaggtggatagctaggaacatagggtgcaagacggaattcactcctacccgttataaggatagtagatagactgttccctttagtactgaattcgggtcttgaacaaggggccccaccctttcttTTGCCCAGAgagattcggtttataggttagaccttaaaccaattgttcattagaggatcagtggaacttaaggaacaagatgtagccttgggggtaaaacgatttttataaCCCAGCCaagattacaaacaacctgtgaagggttaacttactaatcatggttatatcaaatggacacaaatatatctatagtgaggggagtgcaactacgagactatagtggaatgatccGTTAGTTaagaatgttgattagctccgcctaaagagtttagctagctaatctcggatctttggggccatgatctataggtccattaggttcccctactagctcatatggaataagcttagaacagtatgatagaatgatttgaattgttcgaattaggtgaagagagagaaaccgacaagtatatgtgatatagtggtcaggttttttagtttagagatacaactttaatatttaaatgtgatttaaatatcaagaatatgaatacgttcatatctggaagctcgaaaataatggaaatggtcaaagatgtaaaaagtcaaagagttgactttttgactttgaaaagtcaattttgaccgaccttatattcaaatgtgatttgaattttgagaaaataaatgcagattcatgctcgggaggtcaaaattagtcaacaagaaaaaatcataaaaaatcaaaatgttgactttttgatcaaagtttgactttgaccaaatgactat
This genomic window from Benincasa hispida cultivar B227 chromosome 4, ASM972705v1, whole genome shotgun sequence contains:
- the LOC120075683 gene encoding flotillin-like protein 4, which translates into the protein MYRVASASEYLAITGVGIDDIKLAKKAWVLPGQSCTIFDISPVNYTFEVQAMSAEKLPFILPAVFTIGPRSDDIESLLKYAKLISPHDKLSNHVKELVQGVIEGETRVLAASMTMEEIFRGTKEFKQEVFGKVQLELDQFGLLIYNANVKQLVDVRGHEYFSYLGQKTQQEAANQAKVDVAEARMKGEIGAKSREGQTLQNAAKIDAETKIISTQRQGQGKKEEIKVRAEVKVFENEREAEVAEANAELTKKKAAWTRAAQVAEVEATKAVALREAQLQKEVEMMNAMTMTEKLRAEFLSKASVEYETKVQEANWELYNKQKKAEAVLFEKEREAEAQKALANAAFYARQQTADGELYAKKKEAEGLVALAEAQAHYLRSLLDALGGNYAALRDYLMINGGLFQEVAKINADAIKGLQPKISVWTNGSGGQGLEGGGGAGTMALKEVAGVYKMLPPLFQTVHEQTGMLPPPWMGSLGDSSQN